A part of Drosophila ananassae strain 14024-0371.13 chromosome 2R, ASM1763931v2, whole genome shotgun sequence genomic DNA contains:
- the LOC6493173 gene encoding extensin isoform X2, protein MFKINIVLCAVLSVVSPAFGSFFHGPQQVEVPVGVPVPVSVPVPSPVAVPTPVAVPTPVAVPAPVAVPVSDTVTVPAAFSAPPSAIAYAAPVHHAPPAIFKYATAYAAPPPPPVIRYSLGAPVTTTTTTYTGFAAPPVPHLAPAQPQFLSNYAAPPASFRFSAPHSYGRYKLHFGAPPSAPAAVYGPPPPPAAVYGPPPSPYSAQGW, encoded by the exons ATGTTCAAAATT AATATTGTATTATGTGCGGTGCTGAGTGTCGTTTCACCTGCTTTTGGAAGCTTCTTTCATGGACCTCAGCAAGTTGAAGTTCCTGTGGGAGTTCCGGTTCCTGTGTCCGTTCCCGTGCCCTCGCCAGTGGCAGTTCCGACTCCTGTGGCCGTACCTACTCCAGTTGCAGTTCCCGCTCCCGTGGCTGTTCCTGTTTCGGATACCGTGACCGTTCCCGCCGCCTTCAGTGCTCCACCATCGGCGATAGCCTATGCCGCCCCAGTCCACCACGCCCCACCGGCTATATTCAAGTATGCCACAGCCTATGCGGCGCCCCCACCCCCGCCAGTCATCAGGTACTCCCTGGGAGCACCAgtaaccaccaccaccaccacttaCACGGGCTTCGCTGCACCACCAGTGCCCCATTTGGCTCCGGCGCAACCACAGTTCCTCAGCAACTATGCCGCCCCACCGGCATCTTTCCGATTTTCAGCTCCACACTCCTACGGAAGATACAAGCTCCACTTTGGGGCACCTCCGTCCGCCCCGGCTGCTGTCTACGGACCACCCCCCCCTCCAGCGGCTGTCTACGGCCCACCTCCCTCGCCCTACAGCGCTCAGGGCTGGTAA
- the LOC6493173 gene encoding extensin isoform X1 yields the protein MFKIQNIVLCAVLSVVSPAFGSFFHGPQQVEVPVGVPVPVSVPVPSPVAVPTPVAVPTPVAVPAPVAVPVSDTVTVPAAFSAPPSAIAYAAPVHHAPPAIFKYATAYAAPPPPPVIRYSLGAPVTTTTTTYTGFAAPPVPHLAPAQPQFLSNYAAPPASFRFSAPHSYGRYKLHFGAPPSAPAAVYGPPPPPAAVYGPPPSPYSAQGW from the exons ATGTTCAAAATT cAGAATATTGTATTATGTGCGGTGCTGAGTGTCGTTTCACCTGCTTTTGGAAGCTTCTTTCATGGACCTCAGCAAGTTGAAGTTCCTGTGGGAGTTCCGGTTCCTGTGTCCGTTCCCGTGCCCTCGCCAGTGGCAGTTCCGACTCCTGTGGCCGTACCTACTCCAGTTGCAGTTCCCGCTCCCGTGGCTGTTCCTGTTTCGGATACCGTGACCGTTCCCGCCGCCTTCAGTGCTCCACCATCGGCGATAGCCTATGCCGCCCCAGTCCACCACGCCCCACCGGCTATATTCAAGTATGCCACAGCCTATGCGGCGCCCCCACCCCCGCCAGTCATCAGGTACTCCCTGGGAGCACCAgtaaccaccaccaccaccacttaCACGGGCTTCGCTGCACCACCAGTGCCCCATTTGGCTCCGGCGCAACCACAGTTCCTCAGCAACTATGCCGCCCCACCGGCATCTTTCCGATTTTCAGCTCCACACTCCTACGGAAGATACAAGCTCCACTTTGGGGCACCTCCGTCCGCCCCGGCTGCTGTCTACGGACCACCCCCCCCTCCAGCGGCTGTCTACGGCCCACCTCCCTCGCCCTACAGCGCTCAGGGCTGGTAA